A portion of the Adhaeribacter radiodurans genome contains these proteins:
- a CDS encoding Gfo/Idh/MocA family protein, whose amino-acid sequence MKSTRRLFIKNAVTGAAAVSFGGVLPGFSAKSYGNILGANERIKVASMGVNSRGLAVASNFARQENCEVLYISDVDSRAAAKCIATVEPIQKKKPKAAPDFRKALEVKNLDALIVTAPDHWHAPAAILACKAGKHVYLEKPASHNPKEGEMVVEAAKKYNRVIQLGNQRRSWPNVVAAIKELHAGVIGRPYFAKSWYTNNRPSIGKGNEVPVPSWLNYELWQGPAPRQPYRDNLIHYNWHWFWNWGTGESLNNGTHMVDLARWGLGVDYPTRVTSAGGRYRYQDDWQTPDTQVITMEFNNRTSMVWEGRSCNGRTIEGNSAGVMFYGENGSLLIESGNSYIIYDLQNKVVKEVKNDMEIDARNLADPAQELDAFHIRNFFDGIRQGTKVNSDILSGHQSTLLVQLGNIALRSGHTLNINPENGHIINDNEAMKFWSREYQPGWEPKV is encoded by the coding sequence ATGAAGAGCACGCGTCGATTATTCATAAAAAATGCTGTTACCGGAGCGGCAGCTGTTTCTTTTGGGGGTGTATTGCCTGGTTTTAGTGCCAAGAGTTACGGCAACATACTAGGAGCTAATGAACGCATTAAAGTAGCCAGTATGGGAGTTAATTCCAGGGGGCTAGCCGTTGCCAGCAATTTTGCCCGGCAGGAGAATTGCGAAGTACTCTATATTTCTGACGTGGACTCCCGGGCCGCTGCTAAATGTATTGCTACCGTAGAACCCATTCAGAAAAAGAAACCTAAAGCGGCACCCGATTTTAGAAAAGCTCTCGAAGTTAAAAACCTGGATGCATTAATTGTAACCGCTCCCGACCACTGGCATGCGCCGGCAGCCATTCTGGCCTGTAAAGCGGGCAAACACGTTTACCTCGAAAAACCAGCCAGCCATAACCCCAAAGAAGGCGAAATGGTAGTGGAAGCCGCTAAAAAATACAACCGGGTTATTCAATTGGGAAACCAGCGCCGTTCCTGGCCCAATGTAGTAGCAGCTATTAAAGAATTACATGCCGGAGTAATCGGTCGGCCTTATTTTGCCAAAAGTTGGTACACCAATAACCGGCCGTCTATTGGCAAAGGTAATGAAGTGCCGGTGCCTTCGTGGCTTAATTATGAACTATGGCAAGGCCCCGCACCACGCCAACCTTACCGCGATAACTTAATTCATTACAACTGGCATTGGTTCTGGAACTGGGGTACCGGCGAATCTTTAAATAACGGCACCCACATGGTAGATTTAGCGCGTTGGGGCTTAGGCGTGGATTATCCTACGCGGGTTACTTCGGCCGGTGGACGTTACCGTTACCAGGATGATTGGCAAACTCCCGATACCCAAGTTATTACTATGGAATTTAATAACCGTACGAGCATGGTTTGGGAAGGCCGTAGTTGCAATGGCCGTACCATTGAAGGCAATAGTGCGGGGGTAATGTTTTATGGTGAGAACGGTTCTTTATTAATTGAAAGCGGCAACTCTTACATTATTTACGATTTGCAGAACAAAGTTGTAAAAGAAGTAAAGAACGACATGGAAATTGATGCCCGTAACCTGGCCGACCCCGCTCAGGAATTAGATGCTTTCCATATCCGAAACTTTTTTGATGGTATCCGCCAAGGCACCAAAGTAAATTCTGATATTTTAAGTGGCCATCAAAGTACTTTACTGGTTCAATTAGGCAATATTGCCCTTCGGTCGGGCCATACGTTAAACATTAACCCGGAAAACGGCCACATTATTAATGATAACGAAGCCATGAAATTCTGGAGCCGCGAATACCAACCGGGTTGGGAACCGAAAGTATAG